The following coding sequences lie in one Saccopteryx bilineata isolate mSacBil1 chromosome X, mSacBil1_pri_phased_curated, whole genome shotgun sequence genomic window:
- the IDH3G gene encoding isocitrate dehydrogenase [NAD] subunit gamma, mitochondrial isoform X2, which produces MALKVAMAFGGAVKVAVRPALLCRPWEILGAHEATRRSFSPPSAKYGGRHTVTMIPGDGIGPELMLHVKSVFRHACVPVDFEEVHVSSNADEEDIRNAVMAIRRNRVALKGNIETNHNLPPSHKSRNNILRTSLDLYANVIHCKSLPGVVTRHRDIDILIVRENTEGEYSSLEHESVAGVVESLKIITKAKSLRIAEYAFQLAHESGRKKVTAVHKANIMKLGDGLFLQCCKEVAARYPQITFENMIVDNTTMQLVSRPQQFDVMVMPNLYGNIVNNVCAGLVGGPGLVAGANYGHVYAVFETATRNTGKSIANKNIANPTATLLASCMMLDHLKLHSYATSIRKAVLASMDNENIHTPDIGGQGTTSEAIQDIIRHIRLSSGWAVEA; this is translated from the exons ATTCTAGGCGCCCATGAGGCCACCCGGAGGAGCTTCTCA CCTCCCTCAGCAAAGTATGGTGGGCGGCACACTGTGACCATGATCCCGGGGGATGGCATTGGGCCGGAGCTCATGTTGCACGTCAAGTCTGTGTTCAG GCatgcgtgtgtgcccgtggacTTTGAAGAGGTGCACGTGAGCTCCAATGCCGATGAAGAGGACATCCGCAATGCCGTCATGGCCATCCGCCGGAACCGCGTGGCTTTGAAGG GAAATATCGAAACAAACCATAACTTACCACCATCCCACAAATCCCGCAACAACATCCTTCG TACCAGCCTAGACCTCTATGCCAATGTCATCCACTGTAAGAGTTTGCCAGGAGTGGTGACCCGACACAGGGACATCGACATCCTCATTGTCCGGGAGAACACGGAGGGCGAGTACAGCAGCCTGGAGCATGAG AGCGTGGCGGGAGTGGTGGAGAGCCTGAAGATCATCACCAAGGCCAAGTCCCTGCGCATCGCTGAGTACGCCTTCCAGCTGGCGCACGAGAGCGGGCGCAAGAAAGTGACGGCCGTGCACAAGGCCAACATTAT GAAACTAGGCGATGGACTTTTCCTCCAGTGCTGCAAGGAGGTGGCAGCTCGCTATCCCCAGATCACCTTTGAGAATATGATTGTGGATAACACCACCATGCAG CTGGTGTCCCGGCCCCAGCAGTTTGATGTCATGGTGATGCCCAATCTCTATGGGAACATTGTCAACAATGTCTGCGCAGGGCTGGTCGggggccctggcctggtggctggGGCCAACTATGGCCACGTGTACGCTGTGTTTGAGACG GCTACAAGGAACACAGGCAAGAGCATCGCCAATAAGAATATTGCCAACCCTACAGCTACGCTACTGGCAAGTTGCATGATGCTCGACCACCTCAA gCTACACTCCTACGCCACCTCCATCCGCAAGGCTGTCTTGGCGTCCATGGACAATGAAAAC ATACACACCCCGGACATTGGGGGCCAGGGCACTACATCAGAAGCCATCCAGGACATCATCCGCCATATCCGCCTCAGCAGCGGCTGGGCTGTGGAGGCCTAG
- the IDH3G gene encoding isocitrate dehydrogenase [NAD] subunit gamma, mitochondrial isoform X1, translating to MALKVAMAFGGAVKVAVRPALLCRPWEILGAHEATRRSFSQQTIPPSAKYGGRHTVTMIPGDGIGPELMLHVKSVFRHACVPVDFEEVHVSSNADEEDIRNAVMAIRRNRVALKGNIETNHNLPPSHKSRNNILRTSLDLYANVIHCKSLPGVVTRHRDIDILIVRENTEGEYSSLEHESVAGVVESLKIITKAKSLRIAEYAFQLAHESGRKKVTAVHKANIMKLGDGLFLQCCKEVAARYPQITFENMIVDNTTMQLVSRPQQFDVMVMPNLYGNIVNNVCAGLVGGPGLVAGANYGHVYAVFETATRNTGKSIANKNIANPTATLLASCMMLDHLKLHSYATSIRKAVLASMDNENIHTPDIGGQGTTSEAIQDIIRHIRLSSGWAVEA from the exons ATTCTAGGCGCCCATGAGGCCACCCGGAGGAGCTTCTCA CAACAAACGATT CCTCCCTCAGCAAAGTATGGTGGGCGGCACACTGTGACCATGATCCCGGGGGATGGCATTGGGCCGGAGCTCATGTTGCACGTCAAGTCTGTGTTCAG GCatgcgtgtgtgcccgtggacTTTGAAGAGGTGCACGTGAGCTCCAATGCCGATGAAGAGGACATCCGCAATGCCGTCATGGCCATCCGCCGGAACCGCGTGGCTTTGAAGG GAAATATCGAAACAAACCATAACTTACCACCATCCCACAAATCCCGCAACAACATCCTTCG TACCAGCCTAGACCTCTATGCCAATGTCATCCACTGTAAGAGTTTGCCAGGAGTGGTGACCCGACACAGGGACATCGACATCCTCATTGTCCGGGAGAACACGGAGGGCGAGTACAGCAGCCTGGAGCATGAG AGCGTGGCGGGAGTGGTGGAGAGCCTGAAGATCATCACCAAGGCCAAGTCCCTGCGCATCGCTGAGTACGCCTTCCAGCTGGCGCACGAGAGCGGGCGCAAGAAAGTGACGGCCGTGCACAAGGCCAACATTAT GAAACTAGGCGATGGACTTTTCCTCCAGTGCTGCAAGGAGGTGGCAGCTCGCTATCCCCAGATCACCTTTGAGAATATGATTGTGGATAACACCACCATGCAG CTGGTGTCCCGGCCCCAGCAGTTTGATGTCATGGTGATGCCCAATCTCTATGGGAACATTGTCAACAATGTCTGCGCAGGGCTGGTCGggggccctggcctggtggctggGGCCAACTATGGCCACGTGTACGCTGTGTTTGAGACG GCTACAAGGAACACAGGCAAGAGCATCGCCAATAAGAATATTGCCAACCCTACAGCTACGCTACTGGCAAGTTGCATGATGCTCGACCACCTCAA gCTACACTCCTACGCCACCTCCATCCGCAAGGCTGTCTTGGCGTCCATGGACAATGAAAAC ATACACACCCCGGACATTGGGGGCCAGGGCACTACATCAGAAGCCATCCAGGACATCATCCGCCATATCCGCCTCAGCAGCGGCTGGGCTGTGGAGGCCTAG
- the SRPK3 gene encoding SRSF protein kinase 3 isoform X2 — protein MSAGAGGGGGGDSVGSSSSSQTSCGPESSGSEQAPTVPAPQRLQGLLGSDDEEQEDPKDYCKGGYYPVKIGDLFNGRYHVVRKLGWGHFSTVWLCWDIQRKRFVALKVVKSAGHYTETAVDEIKLLKCVRDSDPHDPKRENIVQLIDDFRISGVNGVHVCMVLEVLGHQLLKWIIKSNYQGLPVPCVKSIVRQVLHGLDYLHTKCKIIHTDIKPENILLCVGDPYIRRLAAEATEWQQSGAVPPSRSTVSTAPQEVWRKKMRRKRKQQKLLLEERLRDLQRLEALEAAAQAEDSGLRLEGGSGSTSSSGCHPGGAKAGPSPASSSPAPGGNRSLSPGSQTSGFSGSLFSPASCSIFSGSSNQRETGGLLSPSTPCGASNLLVNPLEPQNADKIKIKIADLGNACWVHKHFTEDIQTRQYRAVEVLIGAEYGPPADIWSTACMAFELATGDYLFEPHSGEDYSRDEDHIAHIVELLGDIPPAFALSGRYSREFFNRRGELRHIHNLKRWGLYEVLIEKYEWPLEQATQFSAFLLPMMEYIPEKRASAADCLQHPWLNP, from the exons ATGAGTGCCGGcgctggcggcggcggcggcggggatagtgtgggcagcagcagcag CTCACAGACCTCCTGCGGGCCTGAGTCCTCAGGCTCTGAACAAGCCCCCACTGTGCCTGCACCACAGAGACTGCAGGGGCTGCTGGGCTCCGATGATGAGGAGCAGGAGGACCCCAAGGACTACTGCAAGG GTGGCTACTACCCTGTGAAGATCGGTGACCTGTTCAATGGGCGGTACCATGTAGTGCGCAAGCTGGGCTGGGGCCACTTCTCTACCGTCTGGCTCTGCTGGGACATTCA GCGCAAGCGCTTCGTAGCCCTGAAAGTGGTGAAGAGTGCAGGGCATTACACGGAGACAGCTGTGGATGAGATCAAGCTCCTGAAATGT GTCCGAGACAGTGACCCCCATGACCCCAAAAGAGAGAACATTGTCCAGCTCATCGATGACTTCAGGATCTCAGGGGTTAATGGAGTCC ATGTGTGCATGGTGCTGGAGGTCCTGGGCCACCAGCTCCTCAAGTGGATCATCAAGTCCAACTACCAGGGCCTGCCTGTGCCCTGCGTGAAGAGCATTGTGAGACAG GTGCTACACGGCCTGGACTACCTCCACACCAAGTGCAAGATCATCCACACAGACATCAAGCCCGAGAACATCCTGCTGTGTGTGGGTGACCCCTACATCAGGCGCCTGGCCGCTGAGGCCACCGAGTGGCAGCAATCAGGGGCAGTGCCCCCCTCCCGTTCCACAG TCAGCACTGCCCCCCAGGAGGTCTGG AGGAAGAAGATGAGGCGCAAAAGAAAACAGCAGAAGTTGTTGCTGGAGGAGCGGCTGCGTGACCTGCAGAGGCTAGAGGCCTTGGAGGCGGCAGCCCAAGCTGAGg ACTCTGGCTTAAGACTAGAGGGGGGCAGCGGCTCTACCTCTTCTTCTGGCTGCCACCCTGGGGGGGCCAAGGCTGGCCCctccccagcttcctcctcccctgccccagggggCAACCGCAGCCTCAGCCCAGGCTCCCAGACCTCCGGTTTCTCcggctcccttttctctcctgcctcctgcTCCATCTTCTCAGGCTCATCCAACCAGCGGGAGACCGGGGGCCTCCTGTCACCCAGCA cACCATGTGGCGCCTCGAATCTTCTGGTGAATCCCCTAGAACCCCAAAATGCAGACAAGATCAAGATCAAGATCGCAGACCTGGGCAACGCCTGCTGGGTG CACAAGCACTTCACTGAGGACATACAGACGCGGCAGTACCGGGCTGTGGAGGTGCTGATTGGTGCCGAGTATGGGCCCCCAGCAGACATCTGGAGCACGGCGTGCATG GCCTTTGAGCTAGCCACTGGTGACTACCTGTTTGAGCCCCACTCTGGAGAAGACTACAGTCGTGACGAGG ACCACATCGCCCACATCGTGGAGCTGCTGGGAGACATCCCCCCAGCGTTCGCCCTCTCAGGCCGCTACTCCCGGGAGTTCTTCAACCGCAGAG GAGAACTGCGACACATCCACAACCTCAAGCGCTGGGGCCTGTACGAGGTGCTCATAGAGAAGTACGAGTGGCCCCTGGAGCAGGCCACGCAGTTCAGCGCCTTCCTGTTGCCCATGATGGAGTACATCCCCGAAAAGAGGGCCAGCGCAGCCGACTGTCTGCAGCACCCTTGGCTCAACCCCTAG
- the SRPK3 gene encoding SRSF protein kinase 3 isoform X1, translating to MSAGAGGGGGGDSVGSSSSSQTSCGPESSGSEQAPTVPAPQRLQGLLGSDDEEQEDPKDYCKGGYYPVKIGDLFNGRYHVVRKLGWGHFSTVWLCWDIQRKRFVALKVVKSAGHYTETAVDEIKLLKCVRDSDPHDPKRENIVQLIDDFRISGVNGVHVCMVLEVLGHQLLKWIIKSNYQGLPVPCVKSIVRQVLHGLDYLHTKCKIIHTDIKPENILLCVGDPYIRRLAAEATEWQQSGAVPPSRSTVSTAPQEVWLGKLSKNKRKKMRRKRKQQKLLLEERLRDLQRLEALEAAAQAEDSGLRLEGGSGSTSSSGCHPGGAKAGPSPASSSPAPGGNRSLSPGSQTSGFSGSLFSPASCSIFSGSSNQRETGGLLSPSTPCGASNLLVNPLEPQNADKIKIKIADLGNACWVHKHFTEDIQTRQYRAVEVLIGAEYGPPADIWSTACMAFELATGDYLFEPHSGEDYSRDEDHIAHIVELLGDIPPAFALSGRYSREFFNRRGELRHIHNLKRWGLYEVLIEKYEWPLEQATQFSAFLLPMMEYIPEKRASAADCLQHPWLNP from the exons ATGAGTGCCGGcgctggcggcggcggcggcggggatagtgtgggcagcagcagcag CTCACAGACCTCCTGCGGGCCTGAGTCCTCAGGCTCTGAACAAGCCCCCACTGTGCCTGCACCACAGAGACTGCAGGGGCTGCTGGGCTCCGATGATGAGGAGCAGGAGGACCCCAAGGACTACTGCAAGG GTGGCTACTACCCTGTGAAGATCGGTGACCTGTTCAATGGGCGGTACCATGTAGTGCGCAAGCTGGGCTGGGGCCACTTCTCTACCGTCTGGCTCTGCTGGGACATTCA GCGCAAGCGCTTCGTAGCCCTGAAAGTGGTGAAGAGTGCAGGGCATTACACGGAGACAGCTGTGGATGAGATCAAGCTCCTGAAATGT GTCCGAGACAGTGACCCCCATGACCCCAAAAGAGAGAACATTGTCCAGCTCATCGATGACTTCAGGATCTCAGGGGTTAATGGAGTCC ATGTGTGCATGGTGCTGGAGGTCCTGGGCCACCAGCTCCTCAAGTGGATCATCAAGTCCAACTACCAGGGCCTGCCTGTGCCCTGCGTGAAGAGCATTGTGAGACAG GTGCTACACGGCCTGGACTACCTCCACACCAAGTGCAAGATCATCCACACAGACATCAAGCCCGAGAACATCCTGCTGTGTGTGGGTGACCCCTACATCAGGCGCCTGGCCGCTGAGGCCACCGAGTGGCAGCAATCAGGGGCAGTGCCCCCCTCCCGTTCCACAG TCAGCACTGCCCCCCAGGAGGTCTGG CTGGGTAAGTTGTCAAAAAACAAGAGGAAGAAGATGAGGCGCAAAAGAAAACAGCAGAAGTTGTTGCTGGAGGAGCGGCTGCGTGACCTGCAGAGGCTAGAGGCCTTGGAGGCGGCAGCCCAAGCTGAGg ACTCTGGCTTAAGACTAGAGGGGGGCAGCGGCTCTACCTCTTCTTCTGGCTGCCACCCTGGGGGGGCCAAGGCTGGCCCctccccagcttcctcctcccctgccccagggggCAACCGCAGCCTCAGCCCAGGCTCCCAGACCTCCGGTTTCTCcggctcccttttctctcctgcctcctgcTCCATCTTCTCAGGCTCATCCAACCAGCGGGAGACCGGGGGCCTCCTGTCACCCAGCA cACCATGTGGCGCCTCGAATCTTCTGGTGAATCCCCTAGAACCCCAAAATGCAGACAAGATCAAGATCAAGATCGCAGACCTGGGCAACGCCTGCTGGGTG CACAAGCACTTCACTGAGGACATACAGACGCGGCAGTACCGGGCTGTGGAGGTGCTGATTGGTGCCGAGTATGGGCCCCCAGCAGACATCTGGAGCACGGCGTGCATG GCCTTTGAGCTAGCCACTGGTGACTACCTGTTTGAGCCCCACTCTGGAGAAGACTACAGTCGTGACGAGG ACCACATCGCCCACATCGTGGAGCTGCTGGGAGACATCCCCCCAGCGTTCGCCCTCTCAGGCCGCTACTCCCGGGAGTTCTTCAACCGCAGAG GAGAACTGCGACACATCCACAACCTCAAGCGCTGGGGCCTGTACGAGGTGCTCATAGAGAAGTACGAGTGGCCCCTGGAGCAGGCCACGCAGTTCAGCGCCTTCCTGTTGCCCATGATGGAGTACATCCCCGAAAAGAGGGCCAGCGCAGCCGACTGTCTGCAGCACCCTTGGCTCAACCCCTAG